One stretch of Eupeodes corollae chromosome 2, idEupCoro1.1, whole genome shotgun sequence DNA includes these proteins:
- the LOC129945350 gene encoding proteasome subunit alpha type-7-1: MSARYDRAVTIFSPDGHLLQVEYAQEAVRKGSTAVGVRGANCVVLGVEKKSVAKLQEERTVRKICALDSHVVMAFAGLTADARILINRAQVECQSHKLNVEDPVTLEYITRFIAQLKQKYTQSNGRRPFGISCLIGGFDFDGTPHLYQTEPSGIYYEWKANATGRSAKTVREFLEKHYKDNEVADENGAVKLAIKALLEVAQSGQKNLEIAVMEKDKPLKMLDVQSIEKYVAIIEKEKEEEAEKKKQKK, translated from the exons atgtctgcCAGATATGATCGTGCCGTTACAATTTTCTCACCCGATGGCCATTTGCTTCAAGTAGAATATGCCCAAGAAGCCGTACGAAAAGGTTCAACTGCA gtTGGTGTTCGCGGTGCTAATTGTGTTGTCCTGGGCGTGGAAAAGAAATCAGTTGCAAAACTTCAAGAAGAGCGCACAGTACGAAAGATCTGCGCCCTCGATTCTCATGTGGTGATGGCTTTTGCCGGCCTTACCGCCGACGCCAGAATTCTCATAAATCGTGCACAAGTAGAGTGTCAGAGTCACAAACTCAACGTAGAAGATCCGGTCACACTGGAGTACATCACTAG ATTTATTGcccagttaaaacaaaaatacacacaGAGCAACGGTCGCCGTCCTTTTGGTATCTCGTGTCTCATCGGTGGTTTCGATTTCGATGGAACCCCACATTTGTATCAGACCGAACCGTCTGGCATTTATTATGAATGGAAAGCCAATGCGACTGGTCGCTCGGCCAAGACTGTTCGTGAATTCCTCGAGAAACATTACAAAGACAATGAAGTGGCCGATGAAAACGGTGCCGTTAAATTGGCTATCAAAGCTCTTCTAGAGGTGGCGCAGTCTGGACAGAAGAATCTTGAAATTGCTGTCATGGAAAAAGACAAACCACTAAAAATGCTCGATGTTCAGTCCATTGAAAAGTACGTAGCGATCATCgaaaaggaaaaagaagaagaggCTGAGAAGAAGAAGCAAAAGAAATGA